The genomic region ATGACTGATTGTTTCCGACTTCCGGGCGCCGAAGCCATAGCCCCACTCCGTCCGTCTTCCCCGAGCCGCTCCGGAGAAATCAGTGGATATCGGCGTCTTCAAAACTCTAATTTTCATCGGGGACTAGATTAATGATCAGATGGTTTACTAGCGAGTTTAAACTGCACTAGAGCGGAAATGAAGCGTGATTTTAGACAGCGATAGAGCGAGTTAATAGAGCAAAGATTTTCAGCCTCTGCTGTATGTCTTGAACTTTATCATCAAGAATAAACAACATCAAAGCGTTTCATAGATCTTTTCGAGAATAATGGCAACAAGCTTGCTAACAGGTGCCATCTTCGGCACAGGCCTCACTCTCTCAGGCGTAGCAAACCCGCAGGTCATAAAGAATCAATTCCGCCTCTCCGACTTTCACATGCTCGCCACGTTCCTCACCGCATCCGCGACCAGCGCCGCAATCTTCACCCTCTACAACTCTAAGACCACCAAGATCCCAGCCCGCTCAGCAAGTTCGCACGGATGGCTGGGCCCGTACGACGGCAACATAATTGGTGGTGCCATGCTAGGCCTGGGAATAAGCTTAACGGGTGCTTGTCCCGGGACAGTCCTCGTGCAGGCCACAGCGGGTATTGGCGCCAGTCGGCTGCTTGCATGCACGTCGCTCCTTGCGGGCGTTGTTTGGGTGCGGTGTAAGCCGTACATCGTCGGACCGCCGACGAGCCGTGTCCAGAATACATCGGTCATGGATGTTACCGGGTTGTCTGCAGGCAAGGTTCTCGTCGGGTACGAGATAACGATGCTTGCGATACTTGCCGGTATCTTATACATTGCCCCGAGAAGTGTTACCATGCTGCATCCGGTTGTCGGTGGCCTCCTCATTGGCTTCGGGCAGTTATCGTCTGTTATCTTGACCGAGAAGCCTGTTGGAGTCAGCGGTGCCTATGAGGAGTTTGGAAAGTTCTTCTGGGATATTTTCGGGGGCAAGGGTGTTAAATCACTCCCTCAGAACATTCTCTTTGCATGTGGATTAATGATGGGTTCTTGGGCGACGTTATCCAACTTTCCGGCCATCCGGGAGGTCATGGCACAAAGTGAACAGGCATCACTGCCGATGGTTCTGGCTGGCGGAGCTTTCCTGACTTTCGGCGCTCGCATTGCTGGTGGATGCACAAGTGGTCATGGTATCAGTGGTATGGCCACAATGGGGTTGAGTTCTTTTATCACTATCATTTCGATGTTTGGTGCTGGTTTGGTGGCTGGACTCTGGCTTGCTTAGACATTGCGGTTGAAAGGAGAGCTACTGATTGCTTACTGTACCTTGAAGTTTTCCATTTAGGATAAAATCAGAAGAGCCTTAGACATTATACCTTACATCAATCTTGATCCAATGCATCCCAAGAACTTGGCATAATTAGAACGGTCAGATCCCGAGGTTTTCATAAGTAGTCGCCGAAAAGCTGCATTCTGGGGATCCTTTCACAAACATAACGTCCAGTGGACGGTGGCCTATATGATTGTTTCATGTAAAGTCTTATCCCGCACTTTCAGATATAGAGTGGAAAGGTATTGAAAGAGATTTGCGATTTGTTTCGTCTGGCTAAACTATCATCCTTAAACCGTTACTTCTGCATCAAAGCGACAAGATCGTCTCCAAGCTGTTATACAATATGCATCCCTTGGACAAATCATTGCGTCACAAAGTCTTCTCTACCACGACGAGCCTGTCACTGGTAAATGAATCGTCTTAAGTCCTGCCGGGTTCGGTGCCGGCAGTCGTCCACCTCTAATATTGACCTGCAACGAAGGATGGATCAATCGAGGTGCAGCAAGAGACTCATCACGTTTCTTTCGCATCTCAATAAACTCGTGCTCACGGGTTCCATCCTTTAGATGCTTGTTGGTCTCTCTGTGCTCCTTCACCGTAGCAAAAGGAACCGGGGCTTCTCGATCAGCCGGTGGATAATCATGTCCGACCCAGATCTTTGTATCTTCTGGCAGTGCAAGGAGCTTGCGGCcggagttgaagatggcttcaGCACTGCCACCGGGGAAGTCTGCGCGGGCTGAGCCGATGTCAACGTGAAAGATGGAATCGCCAACAAACACGTTTTCTAGGTAGTAAGTCAGTGATTTATTTACAGTTGTGTTAGGTTGAAGTAGACTTACTGCCAATATGGTATCCCATGTGATCCGGCGTATGACCAGGGAGATGAACAGCACGGGCAGTCAAAGTGCCAATGGTGAACTCATCGTTATCTTCCCATAGCTTATCAAAAACAGTATCATACTCTCTAGGATCGATACCATATCGTTCTCCGAACAAGCTCTGAACCTGGCGGATAAGCTTTCCAATGCCGATAAGTGGCTTGGAACCTTGACTTCTGGCAAGGGCTGACTGGAGATATGATGCAGCAGTCAAATGATCTGCATGAGCATGCGTCTCTAGTATCATCTCAATTTTCAAGCCATTGTCTTTTACAGtcttgagaatggcatcaGCCGATCCGGTCGACACTGCTGCTTTAACAGGATCATAGTCCAGGACTGGGTCGATGATGACAGCGCTCTTGGTGTTCGGGTCCGAGACAACGTACTGCCAGGTGCCAGTGACAGGCTCGAATAGGGAGCGGACTGTTGGCTCTGCCATTATGGTCGTAGTGGTCGCAAATCTGGCGCGGCCGATGATGTGATTTTGGGTTGGATGTCGTGAGTGTATAAGACAGGGTTGTCTCGATGCTAGACTCTTTTGGCAACTGATTCGGCTTTTTCTTTGAATGGTGTTACCCGTGGGCGTGCAATAAGTGCGTCTTCTCGACGATTGTGACACAGGTAGCGATGTTAAAGCTTTTGTTGGTACGTATTCAAGAACAACTGCACTTCTGCGAATAGTGGATGTAAGCGATGCCATTGTCGCAGATGTTATACAGGAAATAATTATACAAAGGCTATAGTAGTATTGCGAACGACTTGCTGAGAAATGCTAATAATCTAGTGCCCGACGCGAATGATCTGGAAACTTTGATCTGATATAATTATCCCGTCCCGGGGACTTGTTTGGCTTCCGCTTTTGATCCCCGAAAGGTGGATCCCAACCCGCCCGACTCGGCGATTGAACTGAGACGTGTATTGACTATTGAGCATATTGTCGCGGCAAATTTATAGCGATAGCCTGTGACGGGACTTTGTTCATTTCTGATATCGTATGATTGAATTTGATGGAAGTCATGAGAGACCAGTCAGTCA from Fusarium fujikuroi IMI 58289 draft genome, chromosome FFUJ_chr04 harbors:
- a CDS encoding probable metallo-beta-lactamase domain protein; translated protein: MAEPTVRSLFEPVTGTWQYVVSDPNTKSAVIIDPVLDYDPVKAAVSTGSADAILKTVKDNGLKIEMILETHAHADHLTAASYLQSALARSQGSKPLIGIGKLIRQVQSLFGERYGIDPREYDTVFDKLWEDNDEFTIGTLTARAVHLPGHTPDHMGYHIGKNVFVGDSIFHVDIGSARADFPGGSAEAIFNSGRKLLALPEDTKIWVGHDYPPADREAPVPFATVKEHRETNKHLKDGTREHEFIEMRKKRDESLAAPRLIHPSLQVNIRGGRLPAPNPAGLKTIHLPVTGSSW